A single window of Anomaloglossus baeobatrachus isolate aAnoBae1 chromosome 9, aAnoBae1.hap1, whole genome shotgun sequence DNA harbors:
- the LOC142251785 gene encoding interferon lambda-3-like, giving the protein MDVRLVVFSLVLVAVTGHPHQRRCPMSRYQSLSSTDIRVIRQQQNEHEKDMSTSAIKCYRSMRRHKPSVCDLTPSDRLILILKRVSLTVDVLQSMSTSGATDPGSQSLMIFLKLRDDLTICKESPGISETLSEDLKPWLHHLQDFKNEESPQCLQDAVLLGLIPLLVEDVGCWAHGN; this is encoded by the exons ATGGACGTCAGACTGGTGGTCTTCAGCCTCGTGCTTGTGGCGGTGACCGGACATCCACACCAGAGACGCTGCCCGATGTCCAGATATCAATCCTTATCGTCCACCGACATCAGGGTGATCCGACAACAGCAGAATGAACAT GAGAAGGACATGTCCACCAGTGCCATCAAATGCTACAGAAGTATGAGGAGACACAAGCCGTCTGTCTGTGACCTAACG CCCAGCGATCGTCTCATCTTGATCTTGAAACGAGTGTCACTAACCGTTGATGTTCTGCAGAGCATGTCCACGTCTGGTGCTACAGATCCCGGATCCCAGTCACTCATGATCTTCCTTAAACTAAGAGACGATCTCACGATCTGT AAAGAGTCACCAGGAATCAGCGAGACCCTCTCCGAGGACCTGAAGCCTTGGCTGCACCATCTCCAGGACTTCAAGAATGAG GAATCTCCACAATGTCTCCAGGACGCTGTGTTACTTGGACTCATCCCTTTACTGGTGGAAGATGTTGGGTGTTGGGCTCATGGGAACTAA
- the LOC142251786 gene encoding interferon lambda-3-like translates to MDVRMVVFSLVLVAVTGQPHRRRCSMSRYQSVSSAYIRVIRQLQNEHKDISTSAIKCYRSMIHKPSVCDLMPSDRLILILKRVSLTVDVLQSMSTSGARDPGSQSLMIFLKLRDDLTICKESPGISETPSEELKPWLQHLQDFKDKESPQCLQDTMLLGLIPLLVEDVGCWVHGN, encoded by the exons ATGGACGTCAGAATGGTGGTCTTCAGCCTTGTACTTGTGGCAGTGACTGGACAGCCACACCGGAGGCGTTGCTCGATGTCCAGATATCAATCTGTGTCGTCCGCTTACATCAGGGTGATCCGACAACTGCAGAATGAACAT AAGGACATATCCACCAGTGCCATCAAATGCTACAGAAGTATGATACACAAACCGTCTGTATGTGACCTAATG CCCAGCGATCGTCTCATCTTGATCTTGAAACGAGTGTCACTAACCGTTGATGTTCTGCAGAGCATGTCCACATCTGGTGCTAGAGATCCCGGATCCCAGTCACTCATGATCTTCCTTAAACTGAGAGATGATCTCACGATCTGT AAAGAGTCACCAGGAATCAGTGAGACTCCCTCCGAGGAGCTGAAGCCTTGGCTGCAACATCTCCAGGACTTCAAGGATAAG GAATCTCCACAATGTCTCCAGGACACCATGTTGCTCGGCCTCATCCCTTTACTGGTTGAAGATGTTGGGTGTTGGGTTCATGGGAATTAA